TTTAAATGTACCTTCTCCAGCTGCAATCCAAGGATTTGATACAACTTCAGTACCTTTTTTAATCACTACTCCACCTACAACAGCACCAGCACCGTCTTTAACAATAAAGTTCACTTCTGCTCCTTCTTCTACTTCAGAAACACCAGCTACTGACAATACTAATTTTTTAGGATCTGGATCTGGACCTACAACATCTTTATCTGATACTTTAACAGTTAATACGTTACTGTCATTGAAACCATTTTTCTTAGCTTGAACTTTGAATTCTCCTTTTTTAGTAAAAGTGTATGGATTTGAAACTTTCTCACCTGCAACATAAAGATCAGTTCCAGCTTCTGCTTTGTCACCTACTTTTACTGTAAATGTAACAGCGTCACCTTCTTTTACGTCAGTTTTTCCTGATAAGACTAAGTCTTTTTGCTTTGGATCATCATTTTTGCTATCGTCGCTGCTACAAGAAGCTCCGAATGTAGCCAAACCAGCTACAGCCAAAAACATAAATAATTTTTTCATAAATATTTGCTTTAATTAGTTAATAATTGTGTTGCAATATAAAAACATTTTTGAAACTAAAAAAAAAATTAGTTAATATTATCTTTAATGTTCCCTAACATTCTACACTAACACCCGAATATTATATAATAAACCTTATTTTTAGCTAAAACATTTAACATATTAATTATTATAAAACAAAATATTTAACCATATAATTATCATTATTATATTTTAACATTTAACGAATCGTAAAATATTCCTTTTATTTCAACTTTTACATCTTTATCGCTAGAAAAGATAAGAGCTTTTAATACATTCATCTTTTTCCTTATATTTACCGCAACCAAACTACTTTTAGAATACTATGAACGCAAAAGAATACGAAAGCAACGAATTAATAGACCGATTACCTCCTCACTTGAAGCAATTTATCAAGCCACAAGACTATGAGGATTATACTCCTATCAACCAAGCGGTATGGCGCTACGTCATGCGTAAAAACGTCGACTACCTATCTAAAGTAGCTCACGACACTTATTTGGAAGGATTAAGTAAAACAGGAATCTCGGTTGAATCAATTCCAAGTATGTATGGTATGAATAGAATCTTAAAGGAAATTGGTTGGGCAGCTGTCGCAGTAGATGGTTTTATTCCACCTAATGCCTTTATGGAATTTCAAGCCTACAAAGTACTTGTTATTGCTTCAGACATTAGACAATTAGAAAATATTGAATACACCCCTGCCCCTGATATCATTCACGAAGGAGCTGGGCACGCACCTATTATTGCTAATCCTGAATACGCAGAATACTTAAGACGTTTTGGGGAAATTGGCTGTAAAGCCATTTCATCCGCTCATGATTATGAAATTTACGAAGCTATTCGTTTATTATCCATCTTAAAAGAGGCAGAAGGTGTAGCTGAAGAAGATATTAAAAAGGCAGAAGATGAAGTTGATCGCTTACAAGCAATCACAACCGCACCTTCAGAAATGGCTTTAATTCGAAACTTACACTGGTGGACTGTAGAATATGGTTTAATTGGAACCGTGGACAATCCTAAAATATACGGAGCTGGACTATTGTCTTCTATTGGAGAGAGTGCTTGGTGTATGACGGATAACGTAGTTAAACTACCTTACACAATTGAAGCAGCTACTCAAGGTTTTGACATCACTAAACCTCAACCTCAACTCTATGTAACACCAGATTTTGCATTTTTAAGTGAAGTCTTAGAGAATTTCGCCAACAAAATGGCATTGCGCAAAGGTGGATTAGAGGGTATTCAGAAATTAATTGACTCCAAAGCCTTAGGAACTATTGAATTGAATACAGGTATTCAGATTTCAGGACACTTTACTAATGTAATTGAGCATGAAGGTAAACCTGCATATGTACAAACAACTGGAGCCACAGCATTATCTTATAGAGAAAAAGAACTCGTTGGACACGGAACAGAAACACATCCTCATGGTTTTGGTACGGCTTTAGGTCGTTTAAAAGGCATCAACTTAGCCATCGAAGATATGAGTCCACGTGATTTAAAAGCCTATAACTTATTTGAAGGACAACCTGTAACATTAGAATTTGAGGGCGATATTACTGTATCTGGAACAAATATTACAGGTATCCGCAATATCCATGGCAAAATTATTTTAATTAGCTTTAAAGATTGTACGGTTAAACACGGCGATACGGTTTTATTCCAACCTGAATGGGGTACGTATGATATGGCAGTAGGTGCAGATATAATTTCTGCTTTTTCTGGACCTGCAGACTATAAGAGTTTTGATTTAGTCAACCATGTTCCTTCATCTAAAACAATTAAAGCCAAAAGAGACGAAGAAAAAATAAAATTAGAAGGACTTTACCAAGCGGTTCGTTTGATGCGTGAAGAAAACAAAGCAACCGATTTAAACACCATTTTAGACACATTGATTTCGACTTATTCTTCAGATTGGTTGTTAACTGTTGAGATTCTAGAACTAGCTAAACGAAACAAAGAGGAAGCGCTCTATCAAAAAGCGATGAATCGTCTAGAACAATTGAAAGTTGAAAGACCAAAGGTCGCTCATTTAATTGTAGACGGAGTAAGTATCATTGAACAAGCATAAATTACATAGGGAAAGTGACTGACAAGTCACTTTCTTTTTTTATAGTATTTCCTTGATATTCCAAACGCCATCCCAACATATTAGTCACGACTAATAATTTCCCCAATTCACTTGTTAAGCGATTTTCTGCATTTGACTTTAAGCTAGATTGCTCAATCTTGCGCTGTAAATCCTCTTTTATCTTCGCATTAATCTTATTGTAATCTGCTCCTGTAAATGGATTGAATGTACTCGTTTCTACGTCGTATAATTTGTAATCCGGATAAATGTGAATTTCTGGTTCTGGAATATGCAACAACTGAACTACCTTGTGCTCTTCATCAATTTGGTATTGCAACTGTGTTAAATCATACTCCACTGTTGCTTTTGCATTGACAATAACTACTGCTTTTTTTGTAAAAGAAACAAGATTCAACAAATACTTCTGTTGATCTTGATAGGTCATGACTTGTGTATAATTCGCCTCAGTCACAATCAATTTACTCACGTTTTTCAATTGTTCCTGGATCAAGTCCGAATTATATTCTACGTTACTCGTTGATTTACCGAATGTATATTGATAAACCACTACTCCCATAAACATGAAGAATAGCACAATAAAGAAAGAAAATACAACTTTGAATACTTTTCTCATAACCTACACTACTTATCTAAAACTCATAAACGGATAACGCTCTAATAAATCGTCAATTTTTTCAATTAACGTATCTAAAAACTTCAAATGTTGTTCTGCTGTTGGATTAAAAGGACGATGATTCAATCCTTTCTGAACCTCATCTACTTTTTTCATTACAGCATACATTTGTTCGTCGATATAATGCGCAACAAAGCGTTCCCAAATGTATTGGATCGCAATAGCATTGGGATGAATCAAATCTTCCTTATAGAAACGATAATCGCGCAATTCATCCATCATTATTTCATAAACGGGAATATAGCTTACTTTCGTATCTTGTAATGCATCAAATGCACAGTGCAAAGCAGCAAGTAAAATACTTTTACTGCGTTCATTCTCTACAAAACCATCTTTGATATGACGTACAGGTGATATAGAACACAAAATTTGCACCTCACTATTCACTGTGCGAATCAACGTAATGATGTGTTGATAACTTGCCAATACTTCTTCATAAGAAAGCAAGCGTTTCTCGAACTGTGTATTCGGTACTTTATGGCAATTTGCTACAATCTCCCCTGTTTCTTTTACTGCATATACCCAAGCTGTACCAAAAGTAAGTGTAATGAAAGCACTTTCTCGTAAGGCGACCTGCAAATCGAATAATTTGACATTCAATTTAGTAACGATATCCTCTTGTTCCAGTTCATTTAAATCAGAATGCGCAACAAAAGAACTCCAAATATCTTGATGTTCAAAAACATCTGAAGCAGTAAACTCATGCCCTTTTACTGCGTATTCCACCAACCTTTCTATAGCCTTTGGATGAAATAAAATACCAAATGGATTGATAGTTTGCTGAAATTGGTACGCTTTAAACTTTTCTCCAATATTAACGGCAAAACAAGAGCCTAGACAAAGGATTTTATCTTCATAAGTAATCTTTTTTCCTGTATAGGATAAGGGAACAACGGTACTGAAATTCATTTCTACTAGGTATAAGAAAAAAAGATTCCTACGAATAGGAATCTTTCTTTTATCATTATATTATTTCAAATAATCAATAGCATGACTGATAGCTTCTTTCATTCCAGCTGGATTTTTACCTCCTGCTGTTGCGAAGAAAGCTTGTCCTCCTCCACCCCCTTGGATGTATTTTCCTAACTCACGAACAATTTGACCAGCATTTAATCCTTTTGCCTCAACAATTTCTTTAGAAACGTAACACGTTAACATTGGTTTATCATTGGCATTAGATCCCAACACGACATAAAGATTAGTCAACTCACTTCCTAATTCATAAGCTAAGTCTTTTGCTCCATTCGCATCTAAATCCACTTCTACAGCTAAGAAAGACACTTCATTGATCAGTTGAATTTGTCCTTTCAACTCTCCTTTTAAATTTTTAGCTTTCTCTTTCAACAATTGCTCAACTTGTTTTTTAAGTTTTGCATTTTCATCTTGTAGAGCCACAACTGCTTTCAATGTATCTTGTGGATTTTTCAATACTGCTTTTAATTCTTTCAGCGTATTTTCTTGGTCTGCATAAAAAGCACGTGCCGCTTTATTGGTAATCGCTTCAATACGGCGAATTCCAGCTGCAACAGCTCCTTCACTTACAATTTTAAACTGCCAGATATCAGCGGTATTTTGAACGTGCGTTCCTCCACATAATTCCATACTTTCACCAAAGCGAATAGCACGTACTTCATCTCCGTATTTCTCACCAAAAAGTGCCATTGCACCTTCAGCTACGGCTTGATTAAAAGGAATACTGCGTCTTTCAATTAACGGTAGTTGTTCGTGAATACGACTGTTAACGAAATCTTCCACTTGTTGTAATTCCTCTTCAGTAACTTTAGCAAAGTGCGAAAAGTCAAAACGCAAATGTGTAGGAGACACTAAAGAACCTTTTTGTTCCACATGCGTTCCTAAAATGGTACGCAACGCTTGGTGTAATAAGTGAGTTGCTGAGTGATTCGCCATGGATTGTTGACGAGCCTCTACATCTACTTTTGCTGCAAAAGTTCCTTCTACATTAGCAGGCAATTCTCTTACAATATGTAAAATTAAATTGTTTTCTTTTTTGGTATCGATAACCTGAATAGCCTCATTCGCAGAAACGATTAATCCACAATCTCCTACTTGACCTCCACCTTCTGGATAGAATGGCGTTGCATCAAGTACCAATTGGAATAATTTTCCATCTTTCTTGCTATCAACTTTTCTGTAACGCGTAATTTTCACTTGGTTTTCTAGTTGATCGTAACCAACGAATTGCTCTACATTACCGCCAATTAGAATCGTCCAGTCATCGGTAGATACCTCTGATGCTGCTCTTGAACGTGTTTTTTGCTCATTCATAGCAACTTCAAATCCTTTCTCATCTAATTCGAATCCTTTTTCTCTTAGGATTAATGCTGTTAAGTCAATAGGGAATCCAAAAGTATCATACAATTCAAATGCTTTTGCTCCATCTACTACCTTTCCATTCGTTTTCTCAATCACTTGGTCCAATAAATGCAATCCTTGTTCTAATGTACGCAAGAATGAAGCTTCTTCTTCTTTGATTACATTTTCAACCAACGTTTTTTGTGCAACGATTTCAGGGAAGAAAGCCCCCATCTGTACCGCTAGCACTTCAACTAATTGGTAGATAAAAGGTTCTTTTGTTCCTAAAAACGTAAATCCGTAGCGAATTGCACGACGTAAAATACGGCGAATAACATACCCTGCTCCGTTATTTGATGGTAATTGTCCATCAGCAATAGCGAACGCAACTGCACGAACGTGATCCACGATTACGCGAATGGCAATATTGGTTTTATTTTGTTGTTCTGTAATGTCTTTTACTGTATTGTCCGTGTATTTCAATCCAGTGATTTCTTCTACTTTTCGGATTAAAGGTGTAAATACATCTGTATCATAATTAGATGTTACGCCTTGCATAGCCATACACAAACGTTCAAATCCCATTCCTGTATCCACATGCTGAGCTGGTAATTTCTCCAAAGAACCATCCGCTTTACGGTTGAATTCCATGAATACGTTATTCCAAATCTCTACTACTTGAGGGTGATCCGCATTAACTAAAGAAAAACCTGAAACGGCTGCTCTTTCTGCATCAGTACGCAAATCAATATGAATTTCAGAACAAGGTCCGCAAGGTCCTTGATCTCCCATTTCCCAAAAGTTATCTTTTTTATTTCCTAGAATAATACGGTCTTCGGCTACATACTGTTTCCACAGATCAAAAGCCTCTTGATCAAATGGTACATTTTCAGCAGGATTTCCTTCAAAAACAGACACATATAGGCGATCTTTTTCTAGTTTTAAAACTTCCGTTAAAAATTCCCATGCCCAAGCGATTGCTTCTTTTTTGAAGTAATCTCCAAATGACCAGTTCCCTAACATCTCGAACATCGTATGGTGATACGTGTCAAAACCTACATCTTCTAAATCATTGTGCTTTCCAGAAACACGTAAACATTTTTGTGTATCTGCTATACGTTTGCTTTTCGGCGTGGCGTTTCCTAAAAAATATTCTTTAAACTGGGCCATCCCAGAGTTGTTAAACATTAGAGTTGGATCGTCTTTTAAAACGATCGGTGCTGAAGGAACGATTAAATGTCCCTTTTCTTCAAAAAAGTTTAAAAACTTCTGACGAATTTCTTGTGATTTCATATTTTCGGAAACTAATATTTTCTATCAAACATTTAAATAACTTGCTAATTGTATTGTATAACCCTGTATTGACCAACAAAATGTGTTAATTTTTTATTCCCATTTGTTATTTAACCAAGTATTAAACCAAAACATTGTTTAAATTTGTTGTTTAACGCCTTTTTAAACCAAACAAGGGTGTTTACAAAATTAGTGCAAAAATAGTGTTTTTTAAATTATGGCTAAGGTAAAATATTATTACGATTCCGAAAAGTTAGCGTTTCACAGAATACGTCCCAAATCTTCTAAGAGAATCGTAAACATATTCTTGTTTATCCTATCTGCGGCTGCCTTTGGTTTATTGGGATTATTTATTTTAATTAATTCCAATATCCTAGCGACACCCAAAGAGAAGATGTTAGAAAGAGAGGTTGCAGAATTTAAAACCAACTATACCTTACTCAATAAAAAAATTGATCTTATTGCGGAAGTTTTAGATGAACTTGAAGTTCGTGATAACGAAATCTATAGGGCTTACTTCAACACCGCTCCTATTCCAGAGGAGCAGCGCAAAGCGGGATTGGGAGGAATTAATCGCTATAAAGAATTTAAAAACTTACAAAACGAAAAGCTATTGCAATTGACAACTGAAAAAATCGATCTCATTGCTAAACAAACCGCAATACAATCACGTTCATTGGATGATATCATTAATCTAGCAAAAGGAAAAGAAAAATTATTAGCGGCTATTCCGGCTATTCAACCCGTAAAGAATGAAAGTCTAAAACACATGGCTTCAGGTTATGGTTATCGCAGTGACCCTTTTACGAAGATTAAGAAGTTCCACTCGGGCATGGACTTTTCTGTCAACATTGGAACCCCTATTTATGCTACGGGAGATGGACGAGTAACAAGAGCCAACAATCAACTTTCTGGTTATGGAAATTTAATTGAGGTGGAACATGGATATGGATATCAAACGCGTTATGCCCACTTGAGTAAGTATAACGTTAAACAAGGGCAAACCGTAAAAAGAGGGGATATCATTGGTTATGCAGGAAGTACAGGGCGAAGTTCTGGTCCACACTTACACTATGAAGTTCACTACAAAGGAAATCCTGTGAATCCACTGAATTACTACTATGGCGATATTTCAGCCAAAGAATTTGAATTATTATTACAAGAAGCTAATCACGAAAATCAATCTCTAGACTAATGAAAGTTAATTTACCTGAAAAAAGATATTACAGTATTGGCGAGCTTGCAAAAGCTTTTGACGTCAACACTTCTTTGATTCGTTTTTGGGAAAAAGAATTTGACATCATCAAGCCCAAAAAGAATGCCAAGGGCAATCGTATGTTCTCGCAACAAGATGTCAAAAACTTTGAATTAATTTACCATCTAGTCAAAGAAAGAGGATTCACTTTAGAGGGAGCCAAGGAACAACTGAAACTCAAACCCAAAGAAGCTGTGGACAACCTTGAAATCATCAAGCGATTAGAATACATCAAAGAAACATTAATAAGTATAAAAAACGAACTTTAAAACAGAAAAAAACAAATGAAAAAAGCGTTACCTATTATCATCGTATTAGTTGTATTAATTGGGGGATACTTCTTGTTATCCATGAATTATCAAAATACAGCTTTAGGACACAAACAAGCCGTGGATAAATCATGGGCAGATGTTGAAGGTGCCTACCAAAGAAGAAATGACTTAATTGGAAACTTAGTAGAAACAGTAAAAGGAGCCGCTGATTTTGAGAAATCAACCTTAGAAGCAGTTGTGAATGCAAGAGCGAAGGCAACTTCCGTTTCTATTGATCCAACAAATATGACAGAAGCACAATTAGCAAACTTCCAACAAACACAATCTGGAGTTTCTAGCGCATTGGGACGTTTATTAGTTACGGTAGAAAAATATCCTGACTTAAAAACGAATCAAAACTTCTTGAAATTACAAGATGAATTAGCGAGTACTGAAAATCAAATCTTTACACAGCGTAGTCGCTTCAATGAGACAGTACAAGTGTACAATGGATATATTTTAAAAGTACCTAATAAATTTTTCTTGAATGGCTATGCAGAGCGACCATTCTTTAAAGCAGAAGCTGGAGCTGAAAATGCACCAAAAGTAAAATTCTAATTGATTATGCAACCAATTCATCAATTTCTAAGTCCTTCGGATGAACAAGAAATTATAGCGGCCATTACACAAGCGGAGAAAAATACCACGGGAGAAATCAGAGTTCACATTGAAACAAAAACAACAAAAGAACCCTATACAAGAGCTCAAGAGGTATTTTTTGAACTTGCTATGGACAAAACCACACATGCAAATGGGGTTTTGTTCTATATCTGTTTAAGCTCCAAAGCTTTTGTGATTCTTGGCGACAAAGGAATTGATCAACGCGTAAAGACGGAAAATTTTTGGGAAGGAACCAAAGAACTTGTTATTAATTACTTCAAACAAGGATTATTCAAACAGGGGCTTATTTATGGAATTCTCAAAGCAGGTAGTCAATTAAAAGTGTATTTCCCTGCTGAAGGAGAAAACAAAAATGAACTATCAAACGAAATATCAAAAGCTTAACTCAACATGCGAAAACTACAGAACAGAGTCCTATCATTTGTTGTATTTGCTTTCCTTTTACTTTGGTCGCAAGTCAATTATGCGCAATTTGATATTCCAACCAAGCCTACGGGTACGAAACAAACAGCAGTTTATGATTATGCTCAACTTCTAAGCAGTCAACAAAATAAAGCATTAGAACAAAAATTAATCAACTATAGTGACACAACCTCAACGCAGATTGTAGTCATTATCATTCCTTCTCTAAAAGGAGAGAGTATTGGTATTCTAGGACCTAAATGGGGACAAACCTGGGGTATTGGTCAAAAAGGGAAAGACAATGGCGTTTTAATCCTAATGGCTGCGGAAGAAAGACAAATAGGCATTTACCCTGGGTATGGTGCCGAAGTGCAAATTACAGCAGGACAAGGAGGAGAATTGATTCGAAATAGGATTATTCCAGAGTTTAAACGAGGGGATTACTATGCGGGTCTTAATGAAGGAGTAGATGGAATTATGGAAATGCTTGCCGGAACATACCAAGCGGATAAAGATGCTCGTATGGACGGCGACAATGAAATAGGGGGATTATTTTGCTTGATAGCGATTATCGCTTTGATAGTGGGTACAATTCTATTTAACAAAGGTAAAAACAATGGAGGTGGTCGAGGCAACTCTGGCCATCGTGGTTTCTTAGATGATTTAACCAGCATGGTTATCCTCAGTAACCTTGGCAGAAGCTCCGGAGGCGGAGGTTTTGGTGGAGGTGGAAGCTTCGGCGGCGGTGGCGGATTTGGCGGCGGCTTCGGAGGTGGAGGTTTCTCTGGTGGTGGATCAAGTGGAAGCTGGTAATCCATCAAATAAAACAATAAGGGGGATGTTGATCAACATCCCCCTTATTTATTCTTAATATCCTCCTCTTTGTATGACAGTTCCTCTACGGCTTCCTCCTGGTCCGCCAAAGCTTCCTCTATTCCCTCTCATTTCTTTACTTCCAAACGCTTTTAAACTATACGTCAAAGAAAACATCACATAGCGTTTAAGCACTAAACTTTCTGAATCCACAATAGATGTCGCGTCAATTGTTCGTCTTGAACTTGTATTTTGATTCAACATATCATATACTTTAACTTTAGCTTTAAAGCGGTCATTAAAAAACTCATACGCTAAACTCACATTCCACATATAGAAATCTCGATTGTAGCCTGAAGCAATTTGAGAATTATAGGTATACGTAAAATCATTTCCTATCGTGAATTTACTCGGCCAATACACCACTGTTTCCAATGCTGCATTGTGAACGAAATTACTTGCACGATCTATAGTAAAATTCTTATAGCTCGACCAACTTCTATTGTAGTTGTACGAAGGTGAAATTCGAAACAATTCTCCGTAATCCAAATTCACATATACTCTTGGGCTTATTCCATTGGTAATTGCATCATACGTTACTCCATCAATATATCCTTTATTGACATTCTGATTGTAACGCAAATTAATACCATAACGCATCGTCAAGGCCTCCCATTTTTCTGATCGATACCAAGATCCATATAAAGACCAATTATATGCTCCAGAAACGTTTTTATAAGTAGAAATACTCTTTCTATCCTCGTCGTAATCTACAGCATTCACAATGCTATTATTCATGAAGTTGATATTACCATTCAGGGAATAACCTGATCGCGTTTGGAAGTTATACGATCGGTAACTCAGATTTACTCCATGATTCCCTGTTGGGCGCAAATCAGGATTTCCTACCGACGTATGTAGTGGATTACTTATATCTACAATATCCAACAATTGCGCTGCACTTTGATAGCTGACATTATAGTTATACATCATCCAGAAATAACTCCCCTTTCCCATAGCATAACTCAAATTAAGGCGCACATTCGGGTCGATATATTTCTTATCCAAAGAGTAAATCTGATTGTTATATAAGGCCTCTACACTATTCTTAACAATATTCGTAGACGTATTAAAATCAGCAAACCACTTTTTATATTTATAATTCAATCCTACGTAGGGTGCTACTGTTGTTTGAACCGTATTATAACGATTCGTTTGCAATGTATTTAACTCTGAATACTCCTGTGTTGCTTCATCATAATCAAATACTTTTGAATCCGTAATTGTTTGATTTCGGTCCCAATTACTCCCCACCAACAACGTCAATGAATCCGTAATCGGCTGACTATATTCCATCGCAAAACGGTAGGTATCATTGGTATTGTTTTGTGTCTGAAACTGACGGCGAATATCATCTTCTTGTTCTGATTTATAAAAACGCGTCGTTGATTCTTGTAGCGCATCACTCGTATTTACACTATTTGTGTTCATAAATTCAAGTGTAAAAAACTGTCGGTCTCTTTTCAATTTTCGCATATAGCGCATGGCATTAGAAAAAGAATTACTATCCCCCTTACTTGTAGCATTAGATTCGCTATCATTCAACAATTCCCCCACTTCATTAAGGGCTTGATCTTTCGAGCTCGTTACTGAACGGGAATAGTTGGTTTGAAAATTAGGCATAATATAAAAGGAATCCTTCTCCCCTATATAGTCTATCGACACATTCGCAGAATGCCCTTCCGAGTCGCTATTAGATGCCGATTCCGAATTATTCACAAACGTTCCAGAAGGTAAAAATTGTGTTACTGTGGATCGACTTTTACTTTCCGTATCCGAAAAATTGTAATTATAACTACCGTTAACCTTCAGCTTGGTATTGATATCTTGTACGAAGTTTACTCCCAACATTCTCGATTCTGTAATTCCGCCCGAGCTCTTTCCCATCCGCATATTATCAAATACCTCATCCATTGAAAAGCCCATAGCATTGATATTATTAGCAGAACCTATCACATTCAACTGAGTTTTATCAAAAAACGTATTAAAGAATAAACTACTTTCATATCGCTTATCCGAGCCATATCCTCCAGTTATCTTTCCGAAATACCCCTTATTATGCTCTTCATCAATCGTAATGTTGATGCTGGCATCTTCTGATTTTGCACGTTCCCCCGTAAATTTTTCTTTTTTCGTTTTCTTATCTGTTACCTGAACTTTATTGATAATTTCCGAAGGCAAATTTTCTAAAGCAATTTTGCCATCTTCTCCAAAAAATGGTTTTCCATTAACCAATATCTCCTTTACTTCCTTGCCGTTTACTGTAATTTTTTTGTCTTCATCAATCTGAAAACCGGGCAATTGCTTCAACAATTGTTCAAGATTAGCATCAGGGCGAACAGAAAAAGAAGACGCATTAAACTCTAAGGTATCTTTTTTCACTCGAATTGGAGGAACATCTGCCGTAATGACTAACTCATCCAAACTCGTCACCAATTCTTGTAAGCGTATTACCCCTAAGTCATAGGTTGATTCTCCTGTTTTCTCTATTGCTTTAGTATAAGGTTTGAATCCAACCATACTGGCTTTGAAGAGTATTTTTTCCTCTGGTAGTTTTATTTTTAAATCAAACTTTCCTTCCGCATTCGACATATTGTATTCTAGTACAGCATTGTCTTTTTCTTTCACGAGATAAACCGTAACGGCTTCTAATGGATTTTTTACAGAATCCATCAATTGACCTTTGAAGATAACTGTAGATTGGCTGAATAT
The window above is part of the Myroides odoratus DSM 2801 genome. Proteins encoded here:
- a CDS encoding TPM domain-containing protein is translated as MQPIHQFLSPSDEQEIIAAITQAEKNTTGEIRVHIETKTTKEPYTRAQEVFFELAMDKTTHANGVLFYICLSSKAFVILGDKGIDQRVKTENFWEGTKELVINYFKQGLFKQGLIYGILKAGSQLKVYFPAEGENKNELSNEISKA
- a CDS encoding TPM domain-containing protein, producing MRKLQNRVLSFVVFAFLLLWSQVNYAQFDIPTKPTGTKQTAVYDYAQLLSSQQNKALEQKLINYSDTTSTQIVVIIIPSLKGESIGILGPKWGQTWGIGQKGKDNGVLILMAAEERQIGIYPGYGAEVQITAGQGGELIRNRIIPEFKRGDYYAGLNEGVDGIMEMLAGTYQADKDARMDGDNEIGGLFCLIAIIALIVGTILFNKGKNNGGGRGNSGHRGFLDDLTSMVILSNLGRSSGGGGFGGGGSFGGGGGFGGGFGGGGFSGGGSSGSW
- a CDS encoding outer membrane beta-barrel protein, with protein sequence MKKLICILTVFITQLIFSQSTVIFKGQLMDSVKNPLEAVTVYLVKEKDNAVLEYNMSNAEGKFDLKIKLPEEKILFKASMVGFKPYTKAIEKTGESTYDLGVIRLQELVTSLDELVITADVPPIRVKKDTLEFNASSFSVRPDANLEQLLKQLPGFQIDEDKKITVNGKEVKEILVNGKPFFGEDGKIALENLPSEIINKVQVTDKKTKKEKFTGERAKSEDASINITIDEEHNKGYFGKITGGYGSDKRYESSLFFNTFFDKTQLNVIGSANNINAMGFSMDEVFDNMRMGKSSGGITESRMLGVNFVQDINTKLKVNGSYNYNFSDTESKSRSTVTQFLPSGTFVNNSESASNSDSEGHSANVSIDYIGEKDSFYIMPNFQTNYSRSVTSSKDQALNEVGELLNDSESNATSKGDSNSFSNAMRYMRKLKRDRQFFTLEFMNTNSVNTSDALQESTTRFYKSEQEDDIRRQFQTQNNTNDTYRFAMEYSQPITDSLTLLVGSNWDRNQTITDSKVFDYDEATQEYSELNTLQTNRYNTVQTTVAPYVGLNYKYKKWFADFNTSTNIVKNSVEALYNNQIYSLDKKYIDPNVRLNLSYAMGKGSYFWMMYNYNVSYQSAAQLLDIVDISNPLHTSVGNPDLRPTGNHGVNLSYRSYNFQTRSGYSLNGNINFMNNSIVNAVDYDEDRKSISTYKNVSGAYNWSLYGSWYRSEKWEALTMRYGINLRYNQNVNKGYIDGVTYDAITNGISPRVYVNLDYGELFRISPSYNYNRSWSSYKNFTIDRASNFVHNAALETVVYWPSKFTIGNDFTYTYNSQIASGYNRDFYMWNVSLAYEFFNDRFKAKVKVYDMLNQNTSSRRTIDATSIVDSESLVLKRYVMFSLTYSLKAFGSKEMRGNRGSFGGPGGSRRGTVIQRGGY